The Punica granatum isolate Tunisia-2019 chromosome 4, ASM765513v2, whole genome shotgun sequence genome has a window encoding:
- the LOC116203829 gene encoding protein translocase subunit SECA2, chloroplastic, with product MAAVRTVHAPQLLVPSPSTERSPLLLRLKPASAFPSPSPLSLRPFRIRRRRFARTPVAASVKENWCRLTKAWNDLTSLNHWVVKDYYRLVDSVNSIEPRVQRLSDEQLAAKTLEFRRRLRQGETLADIESEAFAVVREAAKRKLGMRHFDVQIIGGAVLHDGSIAEMKTGEGKTLVSTLAAYLNALTGEGVHVVTVNDYLAQRDAEWMGRVHRFLGLSVGLIQRGMKPEERRYNYQRDITYTNNSELGFDYLRDNLARNSGQLVMRWPKPFHFAIVDEVDSVLIDEGRNPLLISGEASEDAARYPVAAKVAELLIRGIHYNVELKDNSVELTEEGIALAECALQTKDLWDEKDPWARFVMNALKAKEFYRRDVQYIVRNGKALIINELTGRVEEKRRWSDGIHQAVEAKEGLKIQADSVVVAQITYQSLFKLYPKLSGMTGTAKTEEKEFLKMFQTPVIEVPTNLPNIRKDLPIQAFATARGKWEYVRQEVEYMFRQGRPVLVGTTSVENSEHLSDLLKDWKIPHNVLNARPKYAAREAEIVGQAGRKFAVTISTNMAGRGTDIILGGNPKMLAREIIEDSLLSFLTQELPDFEADGERISEKVSKIKVGPSSLALLAKAALMAKYVRKSEGKYWTYKEAKTIVLESVEMSQSLDQKELEKLANEEAETYPLGPTVALAYISVLKDCEVHCFNEGCEVKRLGGLHVIGTSLHESRRIDNQLRGRAGRQGDPGSTRFMVSLQDEMFQKFNFDTEWAVRLISRITNDETIPIEGDAIVKQLLSLQVNAEKYFFSVRKSLVEFDEVLEVQRKHVYNLRQLMLMGDSESCSQHIFLYMQAVVDEIVIGNANPVKHPSTWILGKLLKEFVAITGELLDGSFAEISEDVLLNSLLELQELSSIDINNFCLPNLPKPPNTFRGIHRKSSSLKRWLAISSDDLTKNGKYRSMTNLLRKYLGDYLIASYLAVIQESGHDDAYVKEIERVVLVETLDCFWRDHLVNMNRLSSAVNVRSFGHRNPLEEYKIDGCRFFISMLSATRRLTVESLTRYWSSPVEAEEIYVS from the exons ATGGCTGCTGTCCGTACTGTTCATGCTCCTCAGCTTCTGGTTCCGAGCCCATCCACCGAGCGGTCTCCCTTACTACTACGTCTAAAACCCGCATCCGCTTTTCCCTCGCCTTCGCCGCTTTCGCTGCGTCCATTCAGAATCAGACGGCGACGTTTTGCTCGGACGCCTGTCGCTGCTTCTGTAAAG gAGAACTGGTGTCGTCTGACTAAGGCTTGGAATGATTTAACGAGCTTAAATCACTGGGTCGTGAAGGATTATTATCGGCTTGTGGACTCGGTGAACTCGATCGAGCCTCGGGTGCAGAGACTTTCTGATGAGCAG TTGGCCGCAAAAACATTGGAGTTCAGACGAAGGTTGAGACAGGGGGAAACACTTGCTGATATTGAAAGCG AGGCATTTGCTGTTGTTCGTGAAGCTGCCAAAAGGAAGCTTGGCATGCGGCATTTTGATGTtcag ATTATTGGTGGGGCAGTGCTTCATGATGGGTCTATTGCTGAGATGAAAACAGGCGAGGGGAAGACATTAGTTTCGACTCTTGCAGCCTATCTTAATGCTCTTACAGGTGAAGGTGTACACG TGGTAACTGTGAATGATTACCTAGCTCAACGTGATGCTGAGTGGATGGGCCGTGTTCATCGTTTTTTGGGCCTTTCAGTAGGTTTAATTCAG AGAGGAATGAAACCTGAAGAGAGGAGATACAATTATCAACGTGATATAACATATACCAACAATTCA GAACTTGGTTTTGATTATTTACGAGATAACCTTGCCAGAAATAGTGGGCAACTTGTTATGAGATG GCCAAAGCCATTCCATTTTGCGATAGTAGATGAAGTCGATTCTGTTCTCATTGACGAAGGAAGAAATCCTCTGTTAATAAGTGGCGAG GCTAGTGAAGATGCTGCACGATACCCAGTTGCCGCTAAGGTAGCTGAGCTACTTATACGGGGAATT CATTATAATGTGGAGCTTAAAGATAATTCAGTGGAGCTGACAGAAGAAGGAATTGCACTTGCAGAATGCGCTCTCCAGACGAAGGACCTGTGGGATGAGAAGGACCCCTGGGCTAG ATTTGTGATGAATGCTTTGAAGGCTAAAGAGTTTTATCGGCGCGATGTTCAATATATAGTTCGAAATGGGAAGGCTCTAATAATCAATGag CTGactggaagagttgaagagaAGAGGAGATGGTCTGATGGCATTCATCAGGCTGTAGAGGCTAAAGAAGGCCTAAAAATTCAG GCTGATTCAGTTGTTGTGGCGCAAATTACATATCAATCATTATTTAAGCTCTACCCCAAGCTGTCTGGAATGACTGGAACGGCGAAAACAGAA GAGAAAGAATTTCTGAAAATGTTTCAGACGCCAGTCATTGAAGTTCCAACAAATCTACCAAATATTCGCAAGGATCTACCAATCCAAGCTTTTGCT ACCGCTCGGGGAAAGTGGGAGTATGTTCGTCAAGAGGTGGAATACATGTTTAGGCAAGGTCGCCCTGTTCTGGTAGGCACAACCAG CGTCGAGAATTCCGAACATTTGTCTGACTTGCTGAAAGACTGGAAAATTCCTCATAATGTCTTGAATGCAAGGCCCAAG TATGCAGCTAGGGAGGCTGAGATTGTGGGGCAAGCTGGGCGAAAGTTTGCTGTTACTATCTCTACAAATATGGCTGGCAGGGGCACTGACATAATCCTAGGaggaaacccaaaa ATGCTTGCTAGAGAAATTATAGAGGATAGTTTGCTTTCTTTTCTGACACAAGAATTACCGGATTTCGAAGCTGATGGTGAGAGGATATCAGAGAAG GTTTCAAAGATAAAGGTCGGACCCTCATCATTGGCATTACTAGCAAAGGCAGCCTTAATgg CCAAATATGTGCGGAAAAGTGAGGGCAAGTACTGGACATATAAAGAGGCGAAGACCATTGTCTTGGAGTCCGTGGAGATGAGCCAGTCACTTGATCAGAAGGAGCTAGAGAAGCTTGCCAATGAAGAAGCCGAGACTTACCCACTTGGCCCAACTGTAGCATTGGCTTATATATCAGTACTGAAGGACTGTGAAGTGCACTGTTTCAATGAGGGGTGTGAAGTTAAGAGGCTTGGAGGACTTCATGTCATTGGGACATCTCTGCATGAGTCCCGCAGAATAGATAACCAG CTTCGTGGCAGAGCAGGGAGGCAAGGGGATCCTGGGTCAACTCGATTTATGGTCAG CTTGCAGGATGAAATGTTTCAAAAGTTCAATTTCGACACCGAATGGGCTGTCAGACTAATATCAAGAATTACCAATGATGAGACCATACCAATTGAAGGTGATGCCATTGTGAAACAG ctCCTGTCTTTGCAAGTTAATGCAGAGAAGTACTTCTTCAGCGTAAGAAAGAGCTTGGTTGAATTTGATGAAGTATTGGAG GTGCAAAGAAAGCATGTCTACAACCTTCGGCAATTAATGCTAATGGGCGATAGTGAAAGTTGTTCCCAGCACATATTTCT GTACATGCAAGCAGTGGTAGATGAAATAGTCATTGGAAACGCTAATCCAGTGAAG caCCCAAGTACGTGGATCTTGGGTAAGCTCTTGAAGGAATTTGTTGCAATAACTGGAGAGTTGTTGGATG GATCATTTGCTGAGATTAGTGAGGATGTTTTACTGAACTCACTTCTTGAACTCCAAGAGCTCAGCTCAATAGATATCAATAACTTCTGCCTTCCAAATTTGCCAAAACCTCCGAATACTTTCAGAGGTATTCATAGGAAGAGTTCTTCATTGAAACGGTGGTTGGCCATTTCCTCGGACGATTTGACCAA GAATGGAAAGTATAGGTCCATGACTAACTTACTCAGGAAGTACCTTGGGGATTATCTTATCGCGTCATACTTGGCTGTTATCCAAGAATCAGGACACGATGATGCCTATGTTAAAGAAATTGAG